A stretch of the Streptosporangium sp. NBC_01755 genome encodes the following:
- a CDS encoding helix-turn-helix domain-containing protein produces MTQTNTVRQHGPAIRALRRKDGLSCAVLAERVGLHEQSLRNIELDRKPASWETLNAIARALRVEVAVVSHPGYPGQDGDER; encoded by the coding sequence GTGACACAGACAAACACGGTCCGTCAGCACGGTCCTGCCATCCGGGCCCTGCGCCGCAAGGACGGTCTGTCGTGCGCGGTCCTGGCCGAACGGGTCGGACTGCACGAACAGTCCCTCCGCAACATCGAACTCGACCGCAAGCCCGCCAGCTGGGAGACGCTCAACGCCATTGCGCGTGCCCTCCGGGTGGAGGTCGCGGTCGTAAGCCACCCCGGCTACCCCGGCCAGGACGGTGACGAGCGATGA